A window of the Nitrospirae bacterium YQR-1 genome harbors these coding sequences:
- the thiC gene encoding phosphomethylpyrimidine synthase ThiC has protein sequence MEMTTIESAKKGIITDDVRAVALSESVSAEKISEDIAAGFTVISKNTLRKIKPVGIGRGLTTKINANIGTSKDHVSVEEEMLKLDALVKYGSDAVMDLSTGGPIRDLRRMMTEKSPVPIGTVPIYEAAVTAAEKYGNIIKMTTDDFFEIIEIHAKEGVDFVTVHAGLTRGTIEQLKAQGRILDIVSRGGSIMLEWMILNDRENPLFEQYDRLLDIAKKYDMTLSLGDGLRPGCLADATDRAQVEELITLGKLQKVALEHGVQVIIEGPGHVPLNQVEMNIKLQKSLCSGAPFYVLGPLVTDVGMGYDHITSAIGGAIAGAAGADFLCYVTPSEHVRLPNLDDVIEGVVASKIAAHAADIAKGIPSAIERDKKMARYRKNLNWEGQISMSFNPDKVRNMRAHLPPAQSDVCSMCADFCAIRTVERALHPVSK, from the coding sequence ATTGAAATGACAACTATAGAGTCGGCAAAAAAAGGAATAATAACTGATGACGTAAGGGCTGTGGCATTGAGCGAATCCGTATCTGCTGAAAAAATATCAGAAGACATCGCCGCAGGCTTTACGGTTATCTCAAAGAACACGCTTCGCAAAATCAAACCTGTCGGTATTGGCAGAGGGCTTACCACAAAGATAAACGCTAACATCGGCACATCTAAAGACCATGTCTCTGTAGAAGAGGAAATGCTGAAACTTGACGCACTGGTTAAGTACGGCTCCGACGCCGTAATGGATTTATCAACCGGAGGGCCTATCAGAGACTTAAGAAGAATGATGACCGAAAAATCACCCGTCCCAATCGGCACTGTGCCGATATACGAGGCTGCCGTTACGGCGGCTGAAAAGTACGGTAACATTATTAAAATGACCACCGATGATTTCTTTGAAATCATCGAGATTCACGCCAAAGAGGGAGTTGATTTTGTAACTGTCCACGCAGGGCTTACCAGGGGCACAATAGAGCAGTTGAAGGCTCAGGGCAGAATTCTTGACATCGTAAGCCGCGGCGGCTCTATTATGCTTGAGTGGATGATACTAAATGACCGCGAAAACCCCCTGTTTGAACAGTACGACAGGCTCCTTGATATAGCAAAGAAATACGATATGACTTTAAGTTTAGGGGATGGCCTCAGACCCGGCTGTCTTGCCGACGCTACAGACAGAGCCCAGGTGGAGGAGCTAATCACTTTGGGTAAACTTCAGAAAGTTGCACTGGAGCATGGCGTGCAGGTGATAATAGAGGGCCCGGGCCATGTGCCTCTTAATCAGGTTGAGATGAATATAAAACTTCAGAAATCACTGTGCAGCGGCGCCCCTTTTTATGTTTTGGGGCCGCTTGTAACAGACGTCGGTATGGGCTATGACCACATAACATCGGCCATAGGCGGGGCAATTGCCGGGGCGGCAGGCGCCGATTTCCTCTGTTATGTGACGCCCTCTGAGCACGTTCGGCTTCCAAACCTTGATGATGTAATTGAGGGTGTGGTAGCCTCAAAGATAGCAGCCCATGCGGCGGATATTGCAAAGGGGATTCCATCTGCAATAGAGAGGGACAAAAAAATGGCAAGGTACAGAAAGAACCTTAACTGGGAAGGACAGATTTCCATGTCATTTAACCCCGATAAGGTTAGAAACATGAGGGCGCATCTGCCTCCAGCGCAATCGGATGTTTGCAGCATGTGTGCCGATTTCTGTGCTATCAGAACAGTTGAGCGCGCACTTCATCCTGTGTCGAAATAG
- the thiE gene encoding thiamine phosphate synthase, whose amino-acid sequence MAGIDFKLYLISDRALVNKPCCEVLEEALRAGAGAVQLREKDLNINEIMVLAEKMRELTKKYKAKLFINDRVDVALAVEADGVHLTQNSIPVDAARRIAGERLIIAQSTHSIEEALHAQSKGADFITLGPIYETTSKLQFGPPIGIQTIIKVKKKVKIPVFAIGGIKPDNMSEVMEAGADGVAVISGILSSTDVFGETKKYLELLK is encoded by the coding sequence GTGGCAGGCATTGATTTTAAACTATACCTTATAAGTGACAGAGCGCTGGTAAACAAACCCTGTTGTGAGGTGCTTGAGGAAGCGCTAAGGGCAGGAGCCGGTGCAGTCCAGCTCAGAGAGAAGGATTTAAACATAAATGAAATAATGGTGCTGGCTGAAAAAATGCGGGAGTTGACTAAAAAGTACAAGGCCAAACTATTTATAAACGACAGAGTGGATGTCGCTCTGGCAGTTGAGGCAGACGGAGTGCATCTGACACAAAACAGTATTCCGGTTGATGCAGCAAGAAGGATAGCAGGGGAGCGGTTAATCATAGCGCAATCCACACATTCTATTGAGGAAGCACTTCACGCTCAGAGCAAGGGGGCTGATTTTATAACTCTCGGGCCGATTTATGAAACTACCTCGAAACTTCAATTCGGTCCCCCCATTGGAATACAGACAATTATTAAGGTAAAAAAGAAAGTAAAAATACCGGTGTTTGCCATTGGCGGCATAAAGCCGGACAATATGAGTGAGGTCATGGAGGCCGGAGCTGACGGCGTAGCCGTGATTTCCGGAATTTTATCGTCAACTGATGTTTTTGGCGAAACTAAAAAATACCTGGAGTTATTGAAATGA
- a CDS encoding thiazole synthase, which translates to MDDRLIVSSIEIKSRLWVGTGKYKDFDETACAIEASGADIVTVAVRRVNITDRKSPNLLDYIDPKKYKILPNTAGCYNVEDALRYARLGREAGVSDMVKLEVIGDERTLFPDVCGLLKATEILAKEGFIVLPYTSDDPIIAQRLVDAGAAAVMPLGAPIGSGLGIRNPYNIKIILELIKSVPIVVDAGVGTASDVAEAMELGCDAVLVNTAIAGAKDPIMMAGAMKHAVIAGRYAYKSGRIPKKLYATASSPIEGML; encoded by the coding sequence ATGGACGATAGACTTATTGTTTCCTCAATAGAAATAAAATCACGGCTCTGGGTCGGAACAGGTAAGTATAAGGATTTTGATGAGACGGCATGTGCCATAGAAGCCTCAGGCGCCGACATTGTTACTGTGGCGGTGCGAAGGGTTAACATCACTGACAGAAAGAGCCCAAACCTGCTTGACTACATTGACCCCAAAAAGTACAAAATCCTGCCTAACACCGCAGGGTGCTATAACGTGGAGGATGCCTTAAGATACGCCCGCCTTGGCCGTGAGGCAGGAGTTTCCGATATGGTAAAACTTGAGGTCATAGGAGACGAGAGAACCCTGTTTCCCGATGTCTGCGGTCTGCTAAAGGCTACAGAAATCTTAGCAAAAGAGGGTTTTATAGTGCTTCCATACACAAGTGATGATCCGATAATCGCCCAGAGACTCGTTGATGCCGGAGCCGCTGCGGTTATGCCGCTTGGCGCTCCCATTGGCTCGGGGCTAGGTATAAGAAACCCGTATAATATAAAAATAATTCTTGAGCTTATAAAATCCGTACCTATTGTGGTGGATGCCGGCGTGGGTACAGCCTCAGATGTTGCAGAGGCGATGGAACTAGGCTGTGACGCCGTGCTGGTTAACACGGCAATTGCCGGAGCAAAAGACCCAATAATGATGGCCGGGGCTATGAAACACGCCGTGATTGCCGGAAGATACGCCTACAAGTCGGGACGTATCCCTAAGAAACTCTACGCAACAGCAAGCAGCCCTATAGAGGGAATGCTTTAG
- the thiS gene encoding sulfur carrier protein ThiS → MMIKLNAEDYTVKKAETVKELLDELDIQMERVAIELNLKVIKKADYHITPIQDGDSVEIVSYVGGG, encoded by the coding sequence ATGATGATTAAATTAAATGCAGAAGATTACACCGTAAAGAAAGCTGAAACGGTTAAAGAACTCCTTGATGAATTGGACATTCAAATGGAGAGGGTTGCCATTGAACTAAATCTGAAAGTAATTAAAAAAGCCGACTACCATATAACTCCGATTCAGGACGGAGACTCAGTGGAAATCGTCAGCTATGTTGGAGGCGGGTAA
- a CDS encoding type II toxin-antitoxin system RelE/ParE family toxin — protein MIVSFAYKGLEQYYLTGSTAGLQAIHAKRLRLILAVLDAADSIEGIRLPSLNLHRLKGKEKDNWAVTVQANWRITFHFVESNAEIVNYEDYH, from the coding sequence GTGATTGTCTCTTTTGCATACAAAGGGCTTGAGCAGTATTACCTTACCGGAAGCACGGCAGGGTTACAGGCTATACATGCTAAACGGTTAAGGTTAATACTTGCTGTGCTTGATGCTGCTGATTCTATTGAAGGTATAAGACTGCCATCTCTTAATCTGCATCGTCTTAAAGGAAAAGAAAAAGACAATTGGGCTGTTACAGTACAGGCAAACTGGCGTATAACTTTCCATTTTGTGGAAAGCAACGCTGAAATTGTTAATTATGAAGATTACCATTAA
- a CDS encoding HigA family addiction module antitoxin: protein MKMHNPPHPGEVLNELSLKPLGISITEAAGRLNVTRKTVSKIINGHSTITPEMALRLEIVFGSTAQTWLNIQNTFDLWRINDKRKDLNITLHPVL, encoded by the coding sequence ATGAAGATGCACAATCCACCACATCCCGGAGAAGTCTTAAATGAACTTTCCCTTAAACCTCTTGGCATATCTATAACTGAGGCGGCGGGGCGGCTCAATGTTACACGCAAAACAGTATCTAAAATCATAAACGGCCACAGCACAATTACTCCTGAAATGGCGTTAAGGCTGGAAATAGTCTTTGGTTCAACTGCTCAAACATGGCTGAATATACAAAACACTTTTGATTTGTGGCGCATAAACGATAAGCGCAAAGATTTAAACATAACTCTTCATCCTGTACTTTGA
- a CDS encoding 4Fe-4S binding protein translates to MRYLSNVSTLEFYSGKCTGCGMCVNVCPHEVFEIREGQAVIIERNRCMECGACVTNCAFGALSVARGVGCAAALINSMIRGGEPTCDCTTESSGCC, encoded by the coding sequence ATGAGGTATCTGTCAAATGTGTCAACATTAGAATTTTATTCCGGCAAGTGCACCGGTTGTGGCATGTGTGTAAATGTGTGTCCTCACGAGGTGTTTGAAATAAGGGAGGGGCAGGCCGTTATCATAGAGCGCAACAGATGTATGGAGTGCGGCGCTTGTGTAACCAATTGTGCCTTTGGAGCTTTAAGCGTTGCACGTGGTGTGGGATGCGCTGCCGCCTTGATTAACAGCATGATAAGAGGGGGCGAGCCGACCTGTGACTGTACAACGGAGAGCTCTGGATGCTGCTAG
- the hgcA gene encoding mercury methylation corrinoid protein HgcA, whose protein sequence is MEKDNSPEAADIKNRAKCAPSQGGTVCSCRAEKSEPVQLKQVTPEIVQHKRWITGTVRTPMGVIYAVSTEITKQEIFEHLMCRISGFRKSYMVTPGLYAAGNPDSQSHVVVTANYKLSFDKVRESLADENVWILVLDTKGINVWCAAGKGTFGTAELINRIIMTQLTSIAGHREIILPQLGAPGVSAHQVKQATGFQVLYGPVYAGDLKDYFKSGCVASKSMRKVRFSMIDRLILTPMEIIPAMGIFAVFTVIIFLYFGLSLSGINFADAFKGAFPFIVLCFTAILSGALITPVLLPVIPFKSFAVKGWLAGIFMVWVSKQLFSWLNTPAPELTFLTYLMFPMISSYVALQFTGSTTFTGMSGVKKELKYAVPLYIITAIMSIAVLVLYKANQWRLL, encoded by the coding sequence ATGGAAAAAGATAACTCACCGGAGGCGGCAGATATTAAAAATAGAGCAAAATGTGCGCCGTCTCAGGGCGGCACAGTGTGTAGTTGTAGGGCAGAAAAATCCGAACCGGTACAATTAAAACAGGTTACACCGGAAATCGTACAACACAAGAGATGGATAACCGGAACTGTTAGAACTCCTATGGGTGTTATCTATGCGGTATCAACTGAGATAACAAAACAGGAAATCTTTGAGCATCTCATGTGTAGAATAAGCGGCTTTAGAAAAAGCTACATGGTAACTCCAGGACTCTATGCTGCAGGAAATCCCGACAGTCAGTCACATGTCGTAGTTACGGCAAATTATAAGCTCTCATTTGATAAAGTCAGAGAGTCACTTGCTGATGAAAATGTGTGGATACTGGTGTTGGACACAAAGGGGATTAATGTGTGGTGTGCAGCAGGGAAGGGAACATTTGGAACTGCGGAGCTGATTAACAGAATTATAATGACTCAATTAACGTCCATAGCAGGGCACAGAGAAATCATATTGCCTCAGCTTGGCGCTCCGGGCGTCAGCGCACACCAGGTTAAACAAGCCACAGGGTTTCAGGTACTTTACGGCCCTGTCTATGCCGGAGATTTAAAGGATTATTTTAAATCAGGGTGTGTGGCGTCAAAGTCTATGAGGAAGGTGCGCTTTTCAATGATTGACAGATTAATCCTGACACCTATGGAGATAATTCCTGCAATGGGTATATTTGCCGTTTTTACAGTGATAATTTTTTTGTACTTCGGGCTGTCACTATCGGGCATTAATTTTGCTGATGCCTTTAAAGGAGCGTTTCCATTTATCGTTTTATGTTTCACTGCCATACTTTCAGGGGCTTTAATAACACCGGTGTTACTGCCTGTCATTCCGTTTAAATCTTTTGCCGTTAAGGGCTGGTTAGCGGGCATTTTTATGGTCTGGGTTTCAAAGCAGTTATTTTCATGGTTAAACACCCCGGCCCCTGAGCTGACATTTTTAACGTATTTGATGTTTCCAATGATAAGTTCCTACGTGGCTTTGCAATTTACCGGATCTACTACTTTTACCGGCATGTCTGGGGTTAAGAAGGAGTTGAAGTACGCCGTACCGCTCTATATAATAACGGCAATTATGAGCATCGCTGTGCTGGTACTCTATAAGGCAAACCAATGGAGGTTATTATGA
- a CDS encoding AbrB/MazE/SpoVT family DNA-binding domain-containing protein, with product MKKDKFSVKDDLGVCLIDTCCSVEAIVGIDERGQMVLPKDLREKAKIKGGDKFAVSIWEKDGDICCITLTRVESLVDTIKGQLGTIVKEVT from the coding sequence GTGAAGAAAGACAAATTTTCAGTAAAAGATGATTTGGGAGTATGTTTGATTGACACATGTTGTAGTGTTGAGGCCATAGTCGGTATTGATGAAAGGGGTCAGATGGTGCTTCCAAAGGATTTACGTGAAAAAGCAAAAATCAAGGGAGGGGATAAGTTTGCAGTAAGCATATGGGAAAAGGATGGAGATATTTGTTGCATCACTCTGACCCGTGTGGAAAGTTTGGTTGATACGATAAAGGGACAGCTTGGCACTATCGTTAAGGAGGTAACTTAA